One part of the Microbulbifer sp. THAF38 genome encodes these proteins:
- the hrpA gene encoding ATP-dependent RNA helicase HrpA, with protein sequence MSHTEAEKSLGALQARISSCMGRDRYHLHRTLKNVRRRQKEGKPVDRMLAQLEQQLQASEALAEERRRKLPEVQWPEALPVVARREEIAELIEKHQVVVIAGETGSGKTTQLPKICLTLGRGIYGQIGHTQPRRIAARTVANRIAEELQQSLGESVGYQVRFTDHSTEHTHVKLMTDGILLAEIQRDPLLNKYDTLIIDEAHERSLNIDFLLGYLKTILPKRPDLKLIITSATIDLEKFSRHFNDAPIIEVSGRTYPVDIHYRPAADSDADLSEQVVAAVEELLHEEKSSSRRGGDILVFMSGEREIRECAKALRDAQIAQLEVLPLYARLSLAEQAKVFHGHKGRRIVLATNVAETSITVPGIRYVIDPGTARVSRYSYRSKIQRLPIEPVSQASANQRAGRCGRVSAGVCVRLYEERDFEQRPEFTDAEILRTNLAAVILQMLQLRIGDIREFPFVDPPDPRLINDGYKLLQELQAVDDQGRVTKLGRALSRLPLDPRLSRMLLAGADNGCARELLIIVAALAVQDPRERPAEKRQAADEKHRQWQHEQSDFLSFVQLWDAFEIQRQELSQNQLRKWCQKNFLSWLRMREWRDIHHQLRVACRDLEVKENKEPAEYEAIHRGIVVGLLGNIGVRDENKEFIGCRNRRFHIFPGSGQFKKPPRWVVAAQLLETSRLFAHTVAKIEPDWVMAASQHLVKRNYFEPHYDARSGQVMAFEKVSLYGLVLVEKRRIPYGKLDPQTAREVFIRQALVEQRYRGKGRFYKHYTDLLKSLEELEAKSRRRDILVDDEVVYRFFDERVPADIVNLAGFEHWRKKAEASDPQLLFIPRELLMQQSADHVGEAQFPDELQAGGIIYPLSYHFEPGSVDDGVSIQVPVAALHQVPAARLSWLVPGILRDKCIALIKALPKQWRKYFVPVPAAVDKALPRLRADNTPLWQSLALELQRQTAQQLPEDAWQSAEQSLEDFYRFNIQVLDESGKLLDQDRDLSILQARYRDRVQQGLADAGDSFERDEITSWDFGELPETHTLDQGGLKVRAYPALVEGKESVSLKLLDNPAEARRLSRAGICRLALLHLPEKVKYLRKELLRGKELGLSAADLGRREEVADDILLAAAREVFWPQENWPRSEAEFLSALEKEGDLVGVAQEIGDLLVKALGQLVPLRKQIKQQKNLAVAMAVGDIQQQLAGLFYRGVLFDTPLQWLRQYSRYLKAIAVRLEKAALDPNRDRKLQVEYHKVAESFDDQIERFSRRELASEPALVEYRWMLEEFRVSLFAQTLKTLMPVSAKRLSKVWTEIDGKELFT encoded by the coding sequence ATGAGTCACACCGAAGCAGAAAAAAGCCTGGGCGCTCTGCAGGCCCGTATCTCCAGTTGCATGGGGCGGGACCGCTACCATTTGCATCGAACCCTTAAGAACGTGCGTCGGCGCCAGAAGGAGGGCAAGCCGGTCGATCGTATGCTGGCCCAGCTGGAGCAGCAGTTACAGGCGTCTGAGGCGCTAGCGGAAGAGCGCCGGCGGAAGCTGCCGGAAGTGCAGTGGCCTGAGGCCTTGCCGGTGGTGGCGCGGCGTGAGGAAATCGCCGAGCTGATCGAAAAGCACCAGGTTGTCGTTATCGCCGGTGAAACCGGCTCCGGTAAAACCACCCAATTGCCAAAAATCTGTCTCACCCTGGGGCGGGGTATCTATGGCCAGATTGGCCACACCCAGCCGCGCAGGATTGCCGCACGCACAGTGGCCAATCGTATCGCTGAGGAATTGCAGCAGTCCCTGGGGGAATCTGTCGGTTACCAGGTTCGCTTTACCGATCACAGCACCGAGCATACCCATGTCAAATTGATGACCGATGGTATTTTGCTGGCTGAAATTCAGCGCGACCCCCTGTTGAATAAATACGACACGCTGATTATTGATGAGGCCCACGAACGCAGTCTCAATATCGATTTCCTGCTGGGTTATTTAAAAACCATTCTGCCCAAGCGCCCGGATTTAAAGCTGATAATTACCTCGGCCACTATCGACCTGGAAAAGTTCTCCAGGCACTTTAATGATGCGCCGATTATTGAAGTTTCCGGCCGCACCTATCCTGTGGATATTCACTATCGCCCAGCGGCCGACAGTGATGCAGACCTCAGCGAACAGGTTGTCGCTGCAGTGGAAGAGTTGCTGCACGAGGAGAAATCCAGCAGTCGGCGCGGCGGGGACATACTGGTATTTATGAGTGGCGAGCGGGAGATCCGCGAGTGTGCCAAAGCCCTGCGGGATGCGCAGATTGCCCAGTTGGAAGTACTGCCCCTGTATGCGCGCTTGAGTCTGGCAGAACAGGCCAAGGTCTTTCACGGTCATAAAGGCCGCCGTATTGTGCTTGCCACCAATGTGGCGGAAACCTCTATTACGGTGCCGGGCATTCGCTATGTGATCGACCCGGGTACAGCGCGCGTCAGCCGCTACAGTTATCGCAGTAAAATCCAGCGCCTGCCGATAGAACCGGTTTCCCAGGCCAGTGCCAACCAGCGTGCCGGCCGCTGTGGTCGTGTCAGCGCCGGTGTTTGTGTGCGCTTATATGAAGAGCGGGATTTTGAGCAACGCCCGGAATTTACCGATGCGGAAATCCTACGTACGAACTTGGCTGCGGTAATCCTGCAAATGTTGCAGCTGCGAATCGGCGATATTAGGGAGTTTCCCTTTGTCGATCCGCCCGATCCGCGCCTGATCAATGACGGCTATAAGTTATTGCAGGAATTACAGGCGGTGGATGACCAGGGCAGGGTGACCAAACTGGGCCGCGCATTGTCCCGCCTGCCGCTGGACCCACGATTGAGCCGAATGTTGCTGGCCGGAGCGGATAATGGCTGTGCGCGTGAATTATTAATTATTGTCGCCGCCCTGGCCGTGCAAGACCCGCGTGAGCGCCCGGCGGAGAAGCGCCAGGCCGCCGATGAAAAACACCGCCAGTGGCAGCATGAACAGTCCGATTTTCTGTCCTTTGTACAGTTGTGGGATGCCTTCGAAATCCAGCGTCAGGAGCTGAGCCAAAACCAGCTGCGTAAGTGGTGCCAGAAAAACTTCCTCTCCTGGCTGCGTATGCGTGAGTGGAGAGATATCCACCACCAATTGCGCGTAGCTTGCCGGGATCTTGAAGTTAAAGAAAATAAAGAACCGGCAGAGTATGAGGCGATTCATCGAGGCATAGTCGTGGGCTTGCTCGGTAATATTGGCGTTCGCGACGAAAACAAGGAATTTATCGGTTGCCGCAATCGCCGCTTCCATATTTTCCCTGGCTCTGGTCAATTTAAAAAGCCGCCGCGCTGGGTGGTTGCTGCCCAGTTATTGGAAACCAGCCGTCTGTTCGCCCACACCGTTGCGAAAATAGAGCCTGACTGGGTAATGGCTGCTTCCCAGCACCTGGTAAAACGCAATTATTTTGAGCCCCACTACGATGCTCGCTCCGGGCAAGTGATGGCTTTTGAAAAGGTTTCTCTGTACGGCCTGGTGCTGGTGGAAAAACGACGCATCCCCTACGGTAAGCTGGACCCGCAAACCGCACGGGAAGTCTTTATTCGCCAGGCATTGGTGGAACAGCGTTATCGCGGCAAGGGCCGTTTTTATAAACACTACACCGACCTGCTGAAGTCCCTGGAGGAGTTGGAAGCCAAGTCCCGCCGCCGGGATATTTTGGTGGACGACGAAGTGGTTTACCGCTTTTTCGATGAGCGGGTCCCCGCGGATATCGTCAACCTCGCCGGGTTTGAGCACTGGCGCAAGAAAGCCGAAGCCAGCGATCCACAGCTGCTGTTTATACCCCGTGAATTGTTGATGCAGCAGAGTGCGGATCATGTGGGCGAAGCGCAATTCCCCGATGAGTTACAGGCGGGCGGTATTATTTACCCGCTCAGCTATCACTTCGAACCGGGCAGTGTGGATGACGGTGTCAGTATCCAGGTACCGGTTGCGGCGCTGCACCAGGTGCCCGCCGCTCGACTTTCCTGGCTGGTGCCTGGAATTCTGCGGGATAAATGTATCGCCCTAATAAAAGCCCTACCCAAACAGTGGCGCAAATACTTTGTGCCGGTACCGGCGGCTGTGGATAAGGCCCTACCGCGACTGCGCGCAGACAATACTCCGCTATGGCAGTCGCTGGCCCTGGAGTTGCAGCGTCAGACCGCCCAGCAGCTGCCTGAAGATGCCTGGCAATCAGCGGAACAATCCCTGGAAGATTTCTACCGCTTCAATATCCAGGTTTTGGATGAGTCGGGTAAGTTGCTGGACCAGGATCGCGATCTCTCAATATTACAGGCGCGCTATCGCGACCGGGTGCAGCAGGGACTGGCGGATGCGGGCGATAGCTTCGAGCGGGATGAGATTACCAGTTGGGATTTTGGTGAGCTGCCGGAAACCCACACCCTCGACCAGGGAGGGCTCAAGGTACGTGCCTATCCAGCATTGGTGGAGGGCAAAGAGAGCGTTTCCCTGAAGTTGCTGGACAATCCCGCCGAAGCGCGGCGTTTGAGTCGTGCCGGAATTTGCCGTTTGGCCCTGTTGCACCTGCCTGAGAAAGTGAAATATCTGCGTAAGGAGTTATTGCGCGGCAAGGAGTTGGGGCTCTCCGCCGCAGATCTGGGGCGTCGCGAGGAAGTGGCAGACGATATTTTGTTGGCCGCTGCGCGCGAGGTCTTCTGGCCGCAGGAAAACTGGCCACGCAGCGAAGCTGAGTTTCTGTCAGCACTGGAGAAAGAGGGTGACTTGGTGGGCGTGGCCCAGGAGATTGGCGACCTCTTGGTCAAAGCTTTGGGTCAATTGGTCCCCCTGCGCAAGCAGATCAAACAGCAGAAGAACCTGGCGGTCGCTATGGCCGTGGGGGATATCCAACAGCAGCTGGCCGGGCTCTTCTACCGGGGAGTCTTATTCGATACACCGCTGCAATGGCTGCGCCAATATAGCCGCTATCTGAAGGCAATCGCCGTGCGTCTGGAAAAGGCGGCGCTCGATCCAAACCGCGACCGCAAGCTGCAAGTGGAATACCACAAGGTCGCCGAATCGTTCGATGACCAGATAGAGAGGTTCTCAAGGAGAGAGTTGGCGTCAGAGCCCGCTCTGGTGGAGTACCGCTGGATGCTGGAGGAATTCCGTGTCAGCTTGTTTGCACAGACGCTAAAGACCCTGATGCCAGTCTCGGCCAAGCGTCTAAGCAAGGTCTGGACAGAGATTGATGGCAAGGAACTGTTTACTTGA
- a CDS encoding DUF692 domain-containing protein: MAVRNYPVEGAGLGLRRSMMGEEFSPDKVDFFEVAPENWIGVGGRLGRWFRQLSERYPFILHGLSLSIGSSDPLDMELLASIKQFIRDHNIRSYSEHLSYCSDQGHLYDLLPIPFTEEAVMYVAERIRIVQDTLEQRIAMENVSYYAAPGQEMSELAFLQAVLQEADCDLLLDVNNIYVNSINHRYDPLEFLRGLPSERMRYVHVAGHFDEADDLKVDTHGADVIDPVWQLLDKAYEIHGVMPTLLERDFNIPPLPQLLEEVEQIKGIQANHQVEESYVLSRR, translated from the coding sequence ATAGCGGTGCGCAATTATCCAGTGGAGGGTGCCGGTCTCGGACTGCGCCGCTCTATGATGGGAGAAGAGTTTTCGCCGGACAAGGTGGATTTTTTTGAGGTGGCGCCGGAAAATTGGATCGGTGTCGGCGGGCGGCTTGGCCGCTGGTTTCGCCAACTCAGCGAACGCTATCCTTTTATTTTGCACGGTTTGTCTCTGTCTATTGGCTCTTCTGATCCGCTGGATATGGAGCTGCTCGCCTCAATCAAGCAGTTTATTCGCGATCACAATATCCGTTCCTACAGCGAGCATCTGAGCTACTGCTCGGATCAGGGCCATCTCTACGATTTATTGCCTATCCCCTTTACTGAAGAAGCGGTGATGTATGTCGCCGAACGAATTCGCATTGTGCAGGATACGCTCGAACAGCGTATTGCCATGGAAAATGTTTCCTATTATGCGGCGCCGGGCCAGGAGATGAGCGAGCTGGCATTTTTACAGGCGGTCCTGCAAGAGGCGGACTGCGATCTACTGCTCGACGTCAATAATATTTATGTGAATTCAATCAACCATCGCTATGACCCCCTGGAATTCTTGCGCGGACTACCCTCGGAGCGAATGCGCTATGTGCATGTGGCGGGGCATTTCGATGAGGCGGATGACCTGAAAGTGGATACGCACGGCGCTGATGTGATTGATCCGGTGTGGCAGCTGTTAGATAAAGCCTATGAAATACACGGTGTTATGCCCACCCTGCTGGAACGCGACTTTAATATCCCACCCCTGCCGCAATTGCTTGAGGAAGTGGAACAGATCAAGGGCATCCAGGCCAACCATCAAGTAGAAGAGAGCTATGTCCTCAGTCGCCGATAA
- a CDS encoding DUF2063 domain-containing protein, with translation MSSVADKTAGFQGLQRAFAKHLRAPEDVEAPKDIEDRRVAIYRDLIYNNIESFIAGGFPILRSLYSDERWYDMVRDFIQHHTAKSPYFLQISEEFLTYLQQERAQREGDPAFLLELAHYEWVELALDVSTEEIPTGLDRQGDLLTSVPVVSPLVWSLSYRFPVHRIGPAYQPQEPPESPTFLLVYRDLGDDVSFMEINAVTARLLQLASAGEATGEQLLAQISDELPQVDSEALYGFGLELLQKLLDKGVIAGLRSLA, from the coding sequence ATGTCCTCAGTCGCCGATAAGACAGCCGGGTTTCAGGGTTTACAACGGGCATTTGCCAAACATTTGCGCGCCCCTGAAGATGTCGAGGCGCCAAAAGATATTGAGGATCGGCGCGTTGCCATCTACCGGGACCTGATTTATAACAATATCGAATCTTTTATTGCCGGTGGTTTTCCCATACTGCGCAGCCTCTATAGCGATGAGCGCTGGTACGACATGGTGCGAGATTTTATTCAACACCATACCGCCAAAAGTCCCTACTTTTTGCAGATCAGCGAGGAGTTCCTCACTTACCTGCAACAGGAACGGGCGCAGCGTGAAGGGGACCCAGCGTTCCTGTTAGAACTGGCTCACTATGAGTGGGTGGAGCTGGCGCTCGATGTCAGTACCGAAGAGATTCCCACGGGGTTGGATCGCCAGGGAGATCTGCTGACCTCTGTACCGGTGGTATCACCGCTGGTTTGGAGTCTCAGTTACCGCTTTCCTGTGCACCGTATCGGTCCCGCTTATCAGCCCCAAGAGCCGCCTGAATCCCCCACCTTTTTACTGGTTTATCGCGACCTCGGCGATGACGTCAGTTTTATGGAAATCAATGCGGTAACCGCGCGTTTATTGCAGCTGGCTTCTGCGGGGGAAGCCACCGGAGAACAACTGTTGGCGCAGATCTCTGATGAGCTGCCCCAAGTCGATAGCGAAGCGCTTTATGGCTTCGGTCTTGAGCTACTGCAAAAGCTGCTGGATAAAGGTGTTATCGCAGGTCTTCGCTCCCTGGCGTGA
- a CDS encoding VacJ family lipoprotein: protein MLGRRDLSPWLMAAMLAISPMGAMATQDPFGDAVTPSVQPEAVEQNGTATGDTNGSLVDEYGFDPAEEFGGEEGEDFSLRDPWEGFNRAIFSFNDGADRYVLKPAAVSYRQITPIFMQQGVSNFFSNLGEVTNTFNGVLQGKWGQAGNDAGRLLINTTIGIAGLFDVAKHMGLEKGDGEDFGQTLAVWGVPSGPYLVLPLLGPSTVRDTPAKVVDYYTNPLNYVEHDPTRYTLRATDIIQSRASLLQAESLLQGDRYVLLRDAYLQRRDFLIVDGEVDVDTETEAAEAIDQGEVEESSDY, encoded by the coding sequence TTGCTAGGACGCAGAGATTTATCGCCCTGGTTGATGGCCGCAATGCTGGCCATTTCCCCAATGGGCGCAATGGCGACACAGGACCCGTTTGGAGACGCGGTCACCCCCTCGGTCCAACCTGAGGCGGTTGAACAGAATGGTACTGCTACCGGTGACACTAATGGATCACTGGTTGATGAATATGGCTTTGATCCCGCCGAAGAGTTTGGTGGTGAGGAAGGAGAAGACTTCTCCCTGCGAGACCCCTGGGAGGGATTTAACCGCGCGATATTCAGCTTCAATGATGGTGCGGATCGCTATGTCCTAAAACCGGCGGCTGTCAGTTATCGGCAGATTACCCCGATTTTTATGCAGCAGGGTGTTAGCAATTTCTTCAGCAACCTGGGTGAAGTGACGAATACTTTTAACGGGGTGTTGCAAGGCAAGTGGGGCCAAGCGGGCAATGACGCCGGCCGTCTTTTGATTAACACCACGATCGGTATTGCGGGTCTTTTCGATGTTGCCAAGCACATGGGCTTGGAAAAGGGCGACGGTGAGGACTTTGGTCAGACCTTGGCAGTTTGGGGTGTGCCTTCCGGGCCTTATCTGGTGCTGCCGCTGTTGGGCCCCTCTACCGTGCGGGATACGCCGGCCAAGGTTGTGGATTACTACACCAATCCACTGAATTATGTTGAGCACGACCCCACGCGCTATACCCTTAGAGCCACCGATATTATCCAGAGCCGCGCCAGCCTGTTGCAGGCGGAATCCCTACTGCAGGGTGATCGCTATGTCCTGCTGCGCGATGCCTATCTGCAGCGCCGCGACTTCTTAATCGTGGATGGTGAAGTGGATGTGGATACAGAGACTGAAGCCGCCGAAGCCATCGACCAGGGTGAAGTCGAAGAGTCTAGTGATTACTGA
- a CDS encoding PP2C family protein-serine/threonine phosphatase: MAGPSSLLLTDDERSRNFLRGALSRQGLSVAIADSGQQGIEQFSPELFQLVVVDLLLPDMDGLEVLRIIKQRSPGTAVVMIAEKGELHEVLQAMRLGACDYLIKPIQQAVLIDKVICRITGEENLAQQNLEYRKTLEQRNSELRDHVEILRRDQEAGRLLQQHLLPRSPFFYPGGVEAAYRLVPSLYLSGDFVDYGLFGERFVAFYLVDVSGHGVSSALVTALIKNSVMHRLRERPLFAQLESLGADLLEVLELINRELLSTGMGKHASMFIGVVDTAASQLHYAVAGQIPMPALASAAGADWLPGKGRPLGIFKQGDWQVMRAELPSSWRLVACSDGVLELLEGDLLQKEAQLLALIDTTGGELKALCEGLKVDTFGALPDDITILTLAHG, translated from the coding sequence ATGGCCGGCCCCAGTAGCCTGTTACTGACCGATGATGAGCGCTCCCGCAACTTTTTGCGTGGAGCGCTTTCGCGTCAGGGGCTCTCGGTTGCAATAGCCGATAGCGGCCAGCAGGGCATAGAGCAATTCTCTCCCGAACTCTTTCAACTGGTCGTTGTAGACCTGCTCCTGCCCGATATGGATGGGCTGGAGGTGTTGCGCATAATCAAACAGCGATCCCCTGGTACTGCGGTTGTGATGATCGCGGAGAAGGGGGAGTTACATGAAGTGCTGCAGGCTATGCGTCTGGGCGCCTGCGATTATCTGATCAAACCCATTCAGCAGGCCGTACTGATCGACAAAGTCATCTGCCGTATCACCGGTGAAGAAAACCTCGCCCAGCAGAATCTCGAGTACCGCAAAACCCTAGAGCAACGCAACAGCGAACTGCGCGATCATGTGGAAATACTGCGCCGGGACCAGGAAGCCGGTCGCCTGTTACAACAACACCTGTTGCCCCGCAGCCCTTTCTTTTATCCCGGCGGTGTCGAGGCCGCTTACCGTTTGGTTCCCTCCCTCTATCTGAGCGGCGACTTTGTGGATTACGGTCTGTTTGGGGAGCGTTTTGTCGCGTTTTACCTGGTGGATGTCTCCGGGCATGGCGTGTCCTCCGCGCTGGTTACAGCGCTGATAAAAAACAGTGTGATGCACCGTTTGCGCGAACGCCCGCTGTTCGCCCAGCTGGAATCCCTGGGGGCGGATCTGCTGGAAGTTCTGGAGCTTATTAACCGCGAGCTGTTATCCACTGGCATGGGTAAGCACGCCAGCATGTTTATTGGTGTGGTGGATACCGCCGCTAGCCAGTTGCACTATGCGGTTGCCGGGCAAATCCCCATGCCGGCGCTCGCCAGTGCCGCTGGCGCCGATTGGCTGCCGGGCAAGGGGCGACCACTGGGGATTTTTAAACAGGGTGATTGGCAGGTAATGCGTGCGGAACTGCCTTCCAGCTGGCGGCTGGTGGCCTGTTCCGATGGTGTATTGGAATTGCTCGAAGGGGATTTACTGCAAAAAGAGGCGCAGCTACTAGCGCTTATCGACACAACTGGGGGTGAGCTGAAGGCACTGTGCGAAGGCCTGAAAGTAGATACTTTTGGCGCATTACCCGACGATATTACAATTCTTACCCTGGCCCATGGTTAG
- a CDS encoding STAS domain-containing protein yields MQSGQIMVGAHQGVYIIKLMGDVRLNLCTSFDSFIDNMFARNDFAGVAFDLHGAEGVDSTTLGLMAKIAIRAQERGCQKPLVFVTDKGIQHLLDAMGFDSLMEISDEKRDFSVETKPLVCKTPDECAAREKVLEAHRVLMSMNEQNAETFRDLVHSLERECSSYGKPSAHLH; encoded by the coding sequence ATGCAGTCCGGGCAAATTATGGTTGGAGCCCACCAGGGCGTTTACATCATTAAATTGATGGGCGATGTTCGCCTCAACCTATGCACCTCGTTCGATAGCTTTATCGACAATATGTTTGCACGCAATGACTTTGCCGGTGTGGCCTTCGATCTACACGGTGCGGAAGGTGTCGATAGTACGACCCTCGGCCTGATGGCCAAGATCGCGATTCGCGCTCAGGAGCGCGGCTGCCAAAAGCCCCTGGTTTTCGTTACAGACAAAGGTATTCAACACCTATTGGATGCAATGGGTTTCGATTCCCTGATGGAAATCAGTGATGAGAAGCGCGATTTCTCTGTGGAGACCAAGCCGCTGGTGTGTAAAACCCCGGATGAGTGTGCCGCGCGGGAGAAGGTGCTGGAGGCCCACCGGGTACTGATGAGCATGAACGAGCAGAATGCGGAAACCTTCCGCGATCTGGTGCATTCGCTGGAGCGGGAGTGCAGCTCCTACGGCAAGCCCTCCGCACACCTGCACTGA
- a CDS encoding TerB family tellurite resistance protein translates to MLQQIRKLFEQIGNNADVEMHDEKDVRMISAALLVEVATVDQKLDPRERDTLIELLCQHYALSNPEAAEIIDEAIGQRERATSLFEFTQAVNDQFSERDKYLLVRQMWQVAFSDDVIEAFEEHLIRRVSELIYLPHGLFTRARAEARDMRDS, encoded by the coding sequence ATGCTGCAACAAATCCGTAAGCTATTCGAACAGATTGGCAACAATGCCGATGTAGAAATGCACGATGAAAAAGACGTGCGCATGATCAGTGCCGCCTTGCTGGTTGAGGTGGCCACCGTCGACCAAAAGCTCGACCCACGCGAGCGCGACACGCTGATTGAATTGCTGTGCCAACACTACGCGTTGAGCAACCCTGAGGCGGCAGAGATTATCGATGAGGCCATTGGCCAAAGGGAGCGGGCCACTTCCCTGTTTGAGTTCACTCAGGCAGTCAACGATCAATTCAGCGAGCGAGACAAATACCTGCTGGTTCGGCAGATGTGGCAGGTGGCTTTTTCCGACGATGTGATCGAAGCTTTTGAAGAGCATCTGATCCGCCGGGTTTCCGAATTAATTTATCTTCCCCATGGGCTGTTTACCCGCGCACGGGCAGAAGCAAGGGATATGCGGGACAGCTGA
- the tal gene encoding transaldolase: protein MNKLEQLKQRSQVVADTGDIEAIRRYRPQDATTNPSLLYKAAQLPQYKGLIRESLDWAVNHQGGANPSETARLAAIKLAVSIGSEILQLIPGVVSTEVDARLSFDTRSTIDYARHLVALYEREGIARERVLIKIAATWEGIAAAEILEQEGIHCNLTLLFCLSQAIACAEAGVTLISPFVGRILDWHLANGDRKAFSGEEDPGVLSVRNIYHYYKSRDYNTIVMGASFRNTAEIEALAGCDRLTISPQLLQSLEDSEGLLVGGLPTVNEPLPRPEGRLSEAAFRYQLNSDAMATEKLAEGIRNFVKDQERLEMLLQSQVMGRRETDAATNP from the coding sequence ATGAATAAACTGGAACAACTCAAACAGCGCAGCCAGGTAGTGGCAGATACTGGCGATATCGAAGCCATCCGCCGCTATCGCCCTCAGGACGCCACCACCAACCCCTCTCTACTCTACAAGGCTGCCCAGCTGCCCCAGTACAAGGGCCTGATCAGAGAGTCGCTGGACTGGGCGGTTAACCACCAGGGCGGCGCCAATCCCTCGGAAACGGCACGCCTGGCGGCGATCAAACTGGCGGTCAGTATCGGCAGCGAAATACTGCAGCTGATCCCCGGGGTGGTGTCCACAGAGGTGGATGCGCGCCTGTCCTTCGATACCCGCAGCACCATTGACTATGCCAGACACCTTGTGGCCCTGTATGAACGCGAGGGGATAGCCCGTGAGCGGGTACTGATTAAAATCGCCGCCACCTGGGAGGGGATAGCCGCTGCAGAAATACTGGAGCAGGAGGGCATTCACTGTAATCTCACCCTGCTGTTCTGCCTGAGCCAGGCCATTGCCTGCGCCGAGGCTGGCGTAACCCTGATCTCCCCCTTTGTGGGACGTATTCTGGACTGGCACCTGGCCAACGGGGACCGAAAGGCCTTCAGTGGCGAGGAAGACCCCGGCGTACTGTCCGTGCGCAATATCTACCATTACTACAAGTCGCGGGACTACAACACCATTGTGATGGGTGCCAGCTTCCGCAACACGGCGGAAATTGAAGCGCTGGCGGGTTGTGATCGCCTGACCATCAGCCCGCAGCTGCTGCAGTCTCTGGAAGACAGCGAGGGGCTGTTGGTCGGTGGACTCCCCACAGTCAACGAGCCGCTGCCGCGTCCAGAGGGGCGACTCAGCGAAGCGGCCTTCCGCTACCAACTCAACAGCGATGCCATGGCCACAGAGAAGCTGGCCGAGGGTATCCGCAATTTTGTCAAAGATCAGGAGCGGCTCGAAATGCTGCTACAGAGCCAAGTTATGGGACGCCGGGAAACTGATGCTGCAACAAATCCGTAA
- the dusA gene encoding tRNA dihydrouridine(20/20a) synthase DusA, translating to MSDYSPHRFCTAPLLDWSDRHCRYMWRLLSKRARLYTEMVTTGAILHGDRQRHLQFDAAEHPVALQLGGSDPRELAECARIAQEWGYAEINLNCGCPSDRVQSGRFGACLMAEPDIVAAGLSAMREAVSIPVTVKHRIGIDDMEDYPGLTRFVETQAAIGTETFIVHARKAWLQGLSPKENREIPPLNYDMVYQLKQDYPQLQIIINGGINSLEECLQHLQCVDGVMLGRAAYQTPALLAQVDSVLFGESEGPDATEVVEQMLPYIERELSGGQRLNHITRHMLGLFQGLPGARRFRRHLSENAHKKNAGPEVVEEALSLVTQAA from the coding sequence ATGTCCGATTACAGCCCCCACCGCTTCTGTACCGCGCCACTACTCGATTGGAGTGACCGTCACTGCCGCTATATGTGGCGCCTGTTGAGCAAGCGCGCTCGCCTGTATACCGAAATGGTAACCACCGGGGCGATCCTGCACGGTGATCGTCAGCGCCATCTGCAATTCGACGCCGCCGAGCACCCTGTTGCCCTGCAACTGGGCGGTAGCGATCCCCGGGAGTTGGCGGAGTGTGCGCGGATTGCCCAGGAGTGGGGTTATGCGGAAATCAACCTCAACTGTGGCTGCCCCAGTGACCGTGTGCAGTCCGGGCGCTTTGGCGCCTGCCTGATGGCGGAGCCCGATATCGTGGCGGCGGGCCTCAGCGCTATGCGCGAGGCGGTATCGATTCCTGTTACGGTCAAACACCGTATCGGCATTGACGATATGGAGGACTATCCGGGCCTGACCCGCTTTGTGGAGACACAGGCAGCGATCGGCACTGAGACCTTTATCGTCCATGCGCGCAAGGCCTGGCTGCAGGGCCTAAGCCCCAAGGAAAACCGGGAGATTCCCCCGCTCAACTACGACATGGTTTACCAGCTGAAACAGGATTATCCACAGCTGCAAATCATCATTAATGGTGGCATTAACTCCCTGGAGGAGTGCCTGCAACATCTGCAGTGCGTTGATGGTGTTATGCTGGGTCGTGCCGCCTACCAGACTCCAGCGCTTCTTGCCCAGGTGGACAGCGTGTTGTTCGGGGAGAGTGAAGGGCCCGACGCGACGGAAGTCGTCGAGCAGATGCTGCCCTATATCGAGCGGGAGCTGTCGGGCGGTCAGCGCCTCAACCATATTACCCGGCATATGCTCGGGCTCTTCCAGGGCCTGCCCGGAGCACGCCGTTTCCGCCGCCATCTCAGTGAAAATGCCCACAAGAAAAACGCGGGGCCAGAGGTTGTAGAAGAAGCCTTGTCGCTGGTCACCCAGGCGGCTTAA